The segment ATTCACTGGCACCCACATTCAGGGCATATTCCAACAAGGATTCAATTTCTGTCGCCATAAATCCTCCTTACTTTGTGGGACGGTAAGAGACGAAGCGCCTCGAATCGCAAGAACGTTTCCAGGCTTCCATGCCGTCGATATAACCAGATTCAACACACTTCTGCAGAGAGTCGTCCAGAGTAATGCCCTGATCCTTCTGGCTGCTGATTGCGGCTGTAATCTGAGCCACACTGCCACGGCGAATCAAGTTTGCCATGGGAGACGTCATACGAACGGCTTCTACCGCAAGGACCTGACCCTGATTCTGAACCACAGGCACCAGATGCTGCACCACAACACCCTTCAACTGATCAGCCAAGGTATTGGCAAAGGCAATACGGTTCTTTTCCGGGACAGAGCTCATGAGTCTGGAAAGGAGGGAGTGAACATTATTGCCAGAAGCAACAGCAAAGACAAGGGCGCCTGCATTGGCGGCGTTCAAAAGCGCGGCAAGCTCCTCGTAGGTTTCCACATGGTCAAAGAGAATCACATCGGCGCCAGACTGTACTGCCAGGGATATACCCTCCAGGCCCGTATGGACATGGAGACCCACTTCACGCTGGGCAATTGCGCCATTGGGATTCTGGAGGATTCGCTCGATAGGCTTTTCAACCGTCTGGATATAGACATTACGATTTGCCGCAATAGTTTCGGCAAAGGCGGTCATAGTAGTAGAGCGACCACTTGCAGAAGGACCCGCAATCAACACCAAGCCACTGTTCAATTCCGTAAAGCGGTTGCAGAAAGTCGGCAAGTACAAGTTGTCAATAGAAGTCGATTCCGTAGGGATGACGCGTACGGAAATGCTGGGAGTCGTATTATCCCAGGTAACCGTCACACGGGCGCGTCCCACACCGGGAAGTCCAATGGTCTTACTGAAATTCTTGCCCACGACAATCTTGTAGCCATCGGAGAATCCCTTGGCAGCTTCGTTCAGGCGGTCGCTAATGCGGGACAGGTCCAGGGGCTGCTCGGAAGCCACAAAGAGGACACCGGACTGGCGCATGACAACAGGGCGGTCAGCAAACAGGTAAATGTCCGTCGCATTGAACTTGCGTGCAAACGCAATAAGCTGGGAGAGGTTCGTCATGGGACGGATCGTCTCGGGCGCTTCCACCGGTTCGCCTTCCCCTGTGGCCAGAGCAAAACGGCGCGGCAGCTTGCCTTCGTCTTCTTCATTCGCTTCCGCATCAAATTCCACCTGGACGGTCCCCATGCTGGTCGTTTCAAGACCAGCCACCGCCTCCACCTCTACATTAGAGGAAGACGAGGATTCTCCATAGGGATTGTTGCCTTCAATCTGGAAGGCAGGCTGTTCGGGTTCCTTAGGGGCGGCAGATGCAGCCTTGGGAGTGGGCGTAACGGACTTGCGTGCAGGAGCGGCCGTAGGCGCCGATTGCACAGGTGCCGGCGCCGGCTCTACAGGAGCAGCGGCAGCATTCTTTGCCTCGATGTTCTTGACGAAAGCAAGGACCTTGGCATAAATACTTTCGGAAATAATACCTGCTTCGACCAGGACCTGACCAATATCCTTCTGGTCATTCGCCTGAGCCCAATGGGAGTTAATCTGATCCTCGGTCACCATCTTGTTGTGAACAAGGACCTTAGCCATATACTGGTTTCTCATAGGAAATCCCTCCTGCTAAACCACCAGCTAGCAATTGCCAGGAATACACCTACGTAGCCTAAAGCATACACGGTATTCCAGAACAAATACATGTCCGGCAGTGCAACACCGTGAACCACATAGCTAGTCACGTTGTAGCGGTAAAGACCAGGGAAAACCGCATGGATAGCAACAGCGGCCTTCTCAAAAAGTGCGCTGGACGAGGCGTCCATTTCACCCATGCGAGCGGCGAAACGAACCTGCTCCAGAAGCTGGTTGCTTAAATGACCAGCCATGTAGACGCCAAGAGTGAACAAGGCACTCAATACCGTACTGCTAAAGCTACTGAACAGCAAGGCGACTGCGATAACAACAGCCATCTCGCAGAAAATCAAATAAACAGCAATTAGCAGACTTGCTGTAGGATCAGAACCCGTCACAAGCAAAGTCAGGTAGAAAATCACGGTCAGGAGGACCAGATGGACAGCCACCACCGCCAGAAGACCAAAGTACTTACCCACAATAAACGCAGCACGGGTAATGGGCTTAGAAAGCAAGGTAAGGACAGTACGCCTCTGAATTTCCTTCTGCACCAGGCTGATGCCCACGAAGATGGAAATCAGAAGCCCCGACAGGCTCATGATGGAGAGCGTGGTTGACTTGATCACGTAGGCGCGGTCAAAGACGGACCATTCCCCCAGGACAATGCTGAACAAGGCAAGAGCCACAGCAAAGAAGCCGATGTTGTAAAGGATCTTATCGCGAATGGATTCGCGGAAAGTATTCAAGGCAATGACGAAAATGTGATTAAGCGTCTGCACGAGCAATCTCCTCCGTCAAAATATCTTCAAGACTGGGGCGCTTATGCTCCATACGTTCAATGGAAATGTTCTTGTCCAGACAATACCTGAGCAGGCGATCGCGGGCGGCGTCATCTTCACAGATACATTCCTGGGGATGGCCGGCGGGAGTTACACCCTGGGGCAGATCCTGCAGGAGAATTCCCTGACGGGTTCGAACATGGTATTCAACGCCACAGGCATTAGTGATTTCATCCACCGTACCTTCGCGGACAATGCGACCATCCACGATCATCGCCACACGGTGGCTGATGGCTTCCACATCGCTAAGCAAATGGCTGGAGTAGAATACGGTCACACCCATGTTGTTCAGTTCCTGAATGGCACTGCGAACATCACGACGACCCACCGGATCAAGACCACTCATAGGTTCGTCCAGAATCAAGAGCTTCGGCTTGCTCAGGATAGACTGAGCAATACCCACACGTTGCATCATGCCCTTGGAATAGGAACGAAGACGGCGGTCAATCCAGTCCTTATTTGCATGGAGCAATTCCAGGGACCATTCAATCCGCTTGTCCAGTTCAGTTCCCTGCAGCCCCACCAGCTTGCCATAGAACTTCAGCAGTTCACGGCCTGTGAGATAGTCATAGAAATAAGGCTGTTCCGGAGAGTAGCCAATAAAAGACCTACTCTTCACATCGCGGGGACTTACGCCATTCACCAGCACCTTGCCGGAATCATAGCGCAAAAGACCTGTCAACACCTTGATGGTGGTAGACTTTCCGGCCCCGTTAGGACCAATAAAACCAAAAACCTGGCCCGGTTCCACCTTAAAACTCACATCCTTCAATGCAAGCTTCGGTTTCATCAGGAAACCCGACCTATACGTCTTATGCAAATGCTCGATCTGAATCATTAGTTTTCGCCATCCTTATGGAGGCCACCAAAGGCTCTTTCCTGTGCTTCTTCAATTTCACGACGGCGACGATCCGCACGTTCCTTCTTGTTCACGAAGAAATAAATTACGGCACCCACCATGTAAACACCGATACCAGTGTAGAAAAAGGGGTTAATCGTCGTAGCGCCCGGGAACAAGTCTACAATCAAATTCTGACCAAACAAGCTGATCAGAACAACAACAAAACCCAAAGCTCTAAGAACGTAGGTAGCAATCACCAATTTTCGCATGTATATACCTCAAAACGACGCTCCTTCCGAAGCGCATTTTCTTTTTAGGGAAAAATACACTTTTCAGAGGAAATAGTTAAACCAATCTTTACAAATTTAGGGCTAAATCCGCTCGTAATAAAAGAAAAGGCCCCGACACCAGTCGGGGTCCTAAACTTTTCTGCAGACCTTAGGTCTAAAGTTTACTTTGCAGCTTCTGCAGCGGGTGCTTCAGCCTTGACTTCTTCAGCAGCAGCAGGTGCGGCAGCGGCGGAGTCAACAACTTCGACCTTTGCAGCGGAGTCAGCCGGCAGAGCAACAGTGCTATCAGCAACAGCGGATTCTACAGCAGCGCTTTCAGCAACAGGTGCTGCAGCGGCAGGAGCCGGTGCTTCAACTGCGGCAGGTGCGGCAGCTTCTTCAGCCTTCGGAGCCGGAGTGCCAAAGAAGTGAACGTTTGCCAGGAGAATCATCATGCCCCAAGAGAGTACGAGGCCAACGAGCCCCATCACAACGCCAGTGATTGCCATACCCTTGGTATCGGTGTAACCGGTAGCATGGGCAAGAGCGTTAGGCGGAGTGGAAATCGGCATGGACATACCGAGGGAGGAAGCAAAGGCGACAGAAACCAGGAGAGCGGTAACACCACCGAGGCCAACCAGGTTGTCCTGGCAAGCAATGCCAACTGCGCAAAGAATAGGAACGAGGAGAGTTGCAGTAGAGGTATGGCTCATGAAGTTAGCCATGAACAAGCAGATGATACCGCAACCGATCATGAGAGCAACCGGAGACCAGCTTGCAAACGGAATAGTCTTGATCAAGTGAGCGGCAAGACCAGTAGCGTTGAGGCCAACACCGAGAGCAAAGCCACCAGCAACGAGCCACAGAACGTCCCAGCTCATTTCGTTCAAGTCCTTCTTGGTGATAACACCAGTCAGGGCGAACACGGCCATAGGAATCATAGCAATAGCGTTATCGTTGATACCGTGGACACCCTTACCGGTAACCCACAGGAGAACGCAGAGAACGAAAGTGATGTAAACGATGATTGCCTTGGGGCTGGTATCGAACTTGCCAGCACCTTCAATGTTCAGAACCATCTGCTTCATCTTGATGGGGTAAATCTTCATGAGGAGAACCCATGCGATCACCATGAGGATGATAACGTACGGAACACCGAAAGCCATCCACTGACCGAAGGAAACCGGGTTTGCAGCCAGGTCGCCGCGAGCGATAGCGTCGTTCAAAGCACCAAGAGCGATAGCGTTAGGAGGAGTGCCGATCGGGGTACCCATACCACCGATGTTTGCACCAAGAGGAATAGCGAGAGCAAATGCTGCTTTACCGCGGTCATCTTCGTCGAAGAGCTTGAGCACCGGAGCGAGGATGGCGAGCATCATAGCTGCGGTAGCGGTGTTGCTCATGAACATGGAGAACACTGCAGTGATGAGCATGAGGCCGAGAAGCACGAACTTCGGATTCTTGCCGAAGGGCTTCAGGAGCACGCGAGCCAAGTTCAAGTCCAGCTTGTACTTGGTAGCGGCAGCAGCCAGGAAGAAGCCACCCAGGAACAGCATGATGATCGGGTTAGCAAAAGTAGCCATCACAGACTTGTGGCTAATCATGGTAACACCGTCAACACGGAACGGAGAGAGGGCGGAGTCAGACATGGTGATGATCATAAGAACGATCACCAGCATGGAGGTGGACCAAATCGGGAACGGTTGGAGAATCCAGAAGAGAGCGGCCATGACGAATACGCCAATGACGCGGATTTCCAGCGGGTTCAGGATGCCCATGGGGCTTGCTGCGTCGAAACCGAGGGATTCGTACGGCAAGTAGAGAGCAACAACTGCAAGAATTGTTGCAATAACGAATTTGATGAATTTAGCCTTTGTCATAGTGCGCGCAAATTTAGAATAAAAGCACCCCTATGGCAATGTTTGTAACGTTAAAAAAGGCTTCCGATTTTTCGGAAGTCTTTTTTTATCAAAAACGGCGTTTTTTGGCTAATTTAGGCTATTTTGCCAGAAATTTTCCAGAAGCCTGCTGACTTGCCACACGAACGCGGACAAAATACAGTCCAGATTTCGGGATATTCATATGGACTTCGTTCCTGCCGGAGATTGCCTTGCCGGAACTGGAGCTCATCTTCTTGCCATCAAGACCAGCAACTTCAGCCACAAATCGGCTACCGGACAGTTCTGCAGGCACGTTGAAGGAAACATTCACCATGCTACCCTGCTGCACCATCTTCAGACCGGAAACAGATGTTGCCAGCTGAGCTTCAGACTTGACCACCTGAACCTTCACGCTCTTGGAAAGGCTCTTGAGGGCTACCGGCAATTCCTGACCATCAGTCATTTCGACCGTACGTTCGTCTACTGTGACAAACAGGCGATAACCAAGAGCGGCTAGGCGATTCATACCTTCGAAGCCAAGGAAGCCTCTGCGGTTGCTGGTAGCGGAAACTTCAAGATTCCAGGTATAGCCATCTTCAGAAACCTGCTTCATGGACTTGGCCAAATGCTTGCGACCTTCCACAATAGAGAGGTTCACATGATCAGCCATGCTTTCAGGAGGTTCTTCCACCTGAGCCATATCGCCTACGCCCAGGACATTCCAACCATCGGTTCTACCCTTCTCATCCTGAAGGATGGCGCGGATAGCCCAGTCAAACTTGCTGTTAGCCTTGGCAAGAGCACGACGTTTTTCACCAGCGCCTTCAGCATTATCCTTTTGGACGTTCGTTTCAAAT is part of the Fibrobacter sp. UWR4 genome and harbors:
- a CDS encoding ATPase, T2SS/T4P/T4SS family — translated: MRNQYMAKVLVHNKMVTEDQINSHWAQANDQKDIGQVLVEAGIISESIYAKVLAFVKNIEAKNAAAAPVEPAPAPVQSAPTAAPARKSVTPTPKAASAAPKEPEQPAFQIEGNNPYGESSSSSNVEVEAVAGLETTSMGTVQVEFDAEANEEDEGKLPRRFALATGEGEPVEAPETIRPMTNLSQLIAFARKFNATDIYLFADRPVVMRQSGVLFVASEQPLDLSRISDRLNEAAKGFSDGYKIVVGKNFSKTIGLPGVGRARVTVTWDNTTPSISVRVIPTESTSIDNLYLPTFCNRFTELNSGLVLIAGPSASGRSTTMTAFAETIAANRNVYIQTVEKPIERILQNPNGAIAQREVGLHVHTGLEGISLAVQSGADVILFDHVETYEELAALLNAANAGALVFAVASGNNVHSLLSRLMSSVPEKNRIAFANTLADQLKGVVVQHLVPVVQNQGQVLAVEAVRMTSPMANLIRRGSVAQITAAISSQKDQGITLDDSLQKCVESGYIDGMEAWKRSCDSRRFVSYRPTK
- a CDS encoding ABC transporter permease, which produces MQTLNHIFVIALNTFRESIRDKILYNIGFFAVALALFSIVLGEWSVFDRAYVIKSTTLSIMSLSGLLISIFVGISLVQKEIQRRTVLTLLSKPITRAAFIVGKYFGLLAVVAVHLVLLTVIFYLTLLVTGSDPTASLLIAVYLIFCEMAVVIAVALLFSSFSSTVLSALFTLGVYMAGHLSNQLLEQVRFAARMGEMDASSSALFEKAAVAIHAVFPGLYRYNVTSYVVHGVALPDMYLFWNTVYALGYVGVFLAIASWWFSRRDFL
- a CDS encoding ABC transporter ATP-binding protein — encoded protein: MKPKLALKDVSFKVEPGQVFGFIGPNGAGKSTTIKVLTGLLRYDSGKVLVNGVSPRDVKSRSFIGYSPEQPYFYDYLTGRELLKFYGKLVGLQGTELDKRIEWSLELLHANKDWIDRRLRSYSKGMMQRVGIAQSILSKPKLLILDEPMSGLDPVGRRDVRSAIQELNNMGVTVFYSSHLLSDVEAISHRVAMIVDGRIVREGTVDEITNACGVEYHVRTRQGILLQDLPQGVTPAGHPQECICEDDAARDRLLRYCLDKNISIERMEHKRPSLEDILTEEIARADA